Proteins encoded within one genomic window of Saccharopolyspora pogona:
- a CDS encoding phenylacetate--CoA ligase family protein: protein MMLEPDLTELVDFARRNSPYYRALYAGVATDGPIRAEDLPIIDHAGFWKANTVKDNRVLTARHDDGVVFKTGGTVNNPKLTVYTRAELHAMARLQGDGYAAAGLRTGDRVANLFYAGELYASFLFNVLCLQETCVPVVHLPIAGSPSPEVMADLIIEQEATVLLATPTTVGQVASRLTARGDSAPAVHLFLFGGEAFYDDQRRLIADAFPNAVVRSLGYASVDAGVLAAPVQDEPDARVHRVHRLQKLMEIVDDETGDPIREPGRPGRLLATDLVRRLMPLIRYPVGDRAAWIDYDDRRFRLLGRSDDGARVGPVTVYLEDLRLVIEELAGDQPIAGFQAVQRRRDSKDELVLRIGGQINDPRPLAEAISARFDELRPMFGEHVRAGLINPLVVEFVPADMIKVNPRSGKIVRLLDERVDP, encoded by the coding sequence ATGATGCTGGAACCGGATCTCACCGAACTGGTCGACTTCGCCCGCCGCAATTCGCCCTACTATCGGGCCCTCTACGCCGGTGTTGCCACCGACGGGCCGATCCGGGCGGAGGACTTGCCGATCATCGACCACGCCGGTTTCTGGAAAGCGAATACGGTGAAGGACAACCGGGTGCTGACGGCTCGCCACGACGACGGTGTCGTGTTCAAAACGGGTGGGACCGTCAACAACCCCAAACTGACCGTGTACACCAGGGCGGAACTGCACGCCATGGCCCGGCTGCAGGGAGACGGGTACGCGGCGGCAGGCCTGCGGACCGGCGACCGGGTTGCCAACCTCTTCTACGCCGGGGAGTTGTACGCCAGTTTCCTGTTCAACGTCCTTTGCCTGCAAGAGACGTGCGTTCCCGTGGTGCACCTGCCGATCGCGGGAAGCCCGTCGCCTGAGGTCATGGCGGACCTGATCATCGAGCAGGAAGCGACCGTGCTGCTGGCCACGCCCACCACGGTCGGCCAGGTCGCGTCGCGGCTGACCGCGCGAGGCGACTCGGCGCCTGCGGTCCACCTCTTCCTCTTCGGCGGGGAGGCGTTCTACGACGATCAGCGCAGATTGATTGCCGACGCGTTCCCCAACGCCGTTGTGCGCTCGCTGGGGTACGCGTCGGTGGATGCCGGTGTGCTGGCCGCGCCCGTCCAGGACGAGCCGGACGCGCGCGTGCATCGCGTCCACCGGCTCCAAAAACTGATGGAGATCGTCGACGACGAAACCGGCGATCCGATCAGGGAACCAGGTCGCCCAGGCAGGCTGCTGGCCACGGACCTCGTCCGGCGGCTGATGCCCCTCATCCGGTATCCGGTCGGTGACCGCGCCGCGTGGATCGACTACGACGATCGCCGGTTCCGCCTGCTGGGCCGTTCCGACGATGGAGCCAGGGTCGGTCCGGTCACCGTCTACCTGGAGGACCTGCGTTTGGTGATCGAGGAACTGGCCGGCGACCAGCCCATCGCGGGATTCCAGGCGGTGCAACGTCGACGGGACTCCAAGGACGAACTCGTGCTGCGGATCGGTGGACAGATCAACGATCCGCGGCCGCTTGCCGAAGCGATATCCGCGCGGTTTGACGAGTTACGCCCGATGTTCGGCGAACACGTGCGCGCCGGACTGATTAACCCGCTGGTGGTCGAGTTCGTACCGGCAGACATGATCAAGGTGAACCCCCGCAGCGGCAAGATTGTCCGGCTGCTCGACGAGCGGGTGGACCCATAG
- a CDS encoding ThiF family adenylyltransferase produces MSRNLGILAEREQAVLRAATVLVAGCGSVGGAVVEPLARMGVTRFRLADPDRFDVSNLNRQACVVADVGLPKPEVLARRVVAISPTAEVRTYPDGLTLENLDEALDGAHVAFDAIDPAMSAWVKYQLHERAARRGIPVVAGVDWGGKPAVFVFDYRRNPLPFHGKATAEAHRENRLWDSVRWFGRTHFPSDYLPIMSDRLANGGTWPQISYCVMGLGALGSRVVLNLLMNRRVKSVVTVDFHAAAMPRAAALAHRARMPLELARTLWTIRQVTRKGGSQPVRSGQRERELPPELTAVLDGARLAPSTYNSQPWRFEIVDNHTVRLALNGARWPTAHPDQLGWAENLGCALGALSYLAHGEWEAHEGELTDQNWSAGRFRLDRLRDDFLTRQGVLGARSTYRGDMLSTPIDRTTLKQVEKLCTDRNVSLETMRGSQARSSLLGRTACDRSTLIGNEDELWAWVRKRADTEFGLSWFGKPHDLLGISGVAGHLASALAGSAIPDVAKRHVLAGVVEHGRARQLRNCGAVLVLRGPRQTVADRISAGETLMQLWLSLVEQGYAAQPLLGEFGGLGTPSTRDASGDNAVLAVLRVGKGTRPPTTRVARCPLATSVKWVE; encoded by the coding sequence GTGAGCCGCAACCTGGGCATTCTCGCCGAGCGTGAACAAGCGGTACTCCGGGCCGCGACCGTGCTGGTGGCCGGCTGCGGCAGCGTGGGTGGTGCCGTGGTCGAACCGCTGGCGCGAATGGGCGTCACCCGTTTCCGGCTCGCCGACCCGGACAGATTCGACGTGTCGAACCTCAACCGGCAGGCGTGCGTGGTCGCTGATGTCGGCCTGCCGAAACCCGAGGTGCTCGCCCGCCGGGTAGTCGCGATCAGTCCCACCGCCGAGGTGCGCACCTACCCGGACGGTCTCACCCTGGAAAACCTCGACGAGGCGCTCGACGGCGCGCACGTCGCCTTCGACGCGATCGATCCCGCGATGTCCGCGTGGGTCAAGTACCAGCTGCACGAACGCGCCGCCCGTCGCGGCATTCCCGTCGTCGCCGGAGTCGACTGGGGCGGAAAACCGGCCGTGTTCGTCTTCGACTACCGCCGCAACCCGCTGCCGTTCCACGGGAAGGCGACAGCGGAAGCGCACCGGGAGAACCGTCTGTGGGACTCCGTGCGCTGGTTCGGCAGGACGCACTTCCCCAGCGACTACCTCCCCATCATGTCCGACCGGCTGGCCAACGGCGGTACCTGGCCGCAGATTTCCTACTGCGTGATGGGTCTCGGCGCGCTCGGCAGCAGGGTTGTGCTCAACTTGCTGATGAACCGACGGGTGAAATCCGTAGTGACGGTGGACTTCCATGCTGCGGCCATGCCGAGAGCCGCGGCGTTAGCCCACCGGGCGCGTATGCCGCTGGAACTCGCCCGAACTCTGTGGACCATTCGCCAAGTGACGAGAAAAGGCGGTTCCCAGCCAGTGCGGAGCGGGCAACGGGAGCGCGAACTGCCCCCGGAACTCACCGCCGTGCTGGACGGCGCCCGTCTCGCTCCCTCCACGTACAACTCCCAGCCGTGGCGTTTCGAAATCGTCGACAACCACACCGTCCGGCTCGCGCTAAACGGGGCACGCTGGCCGACAGCGCATCCGGACCAGCTGGGCTGGGCCGAGAACCTCGGATGCGCGCTGGGAGCTCTTTCGTACCTCGCGCACGGCGAATGGGAGGCGCACGAGGGTGAGCTCACGGACCAGAACTGGTCCGCAGGCCGATTCCGCCTCGATCGCCTGCGTGACGACTTCTTGACCCGCCAGGGCGTTTTGGGGGCACGTTCGACGTACCGAGGCGACATGCTGTCCACCCCGATCGACCGCACGACCCTGAAGCAGGTCGAAAAACTGTGTACCGACCGGAATGTCAGCCTGGAGACGATGAGGGGCTCGCAAGCTCGAAGCAGTCTCCTCGGCCGGACCGCATGCGATAGGTCCACGTTGATCGGCAACGAGGACGAACTGTGGGCGTGGGTGCGCAAGCGGGCCGATACCGAGTTCGGCCTCAGTTGGTTCGGCAAACCTCACGACCTGCTCGGAATCTCCGGTGTCGCCGGACATCTTGCATCGGCTCTGGCGGGATCTGCGATCCCGGACGTGGCCAAACGCCACGTACTGGCAGGGGTTGTCGAGCACGGGCGTGCCCGGCAGTTGCGCAATTGCGGCGCGGTACTCGTGCTGCGTGGCCCTCGTCAGACCGTAGCCGACCGCATCAGCGCGGGCGAGACGTTGATGCAACTGTGGCTGTCCCTGGTTGAGCAGGGATACGCGGCTCAGCCGTTGCTGGGAGAATTCGGCGGACTCGGGACCCCTTCGACCAGAGACGCCTCCGGCGACAACGCCGTGCTGGCGGTCCTGCGTGTCGGCAAGGGAACCAGACCACCGACCACGCGGGTGGCGCGCTGTCCGCTGGCGACGTCGGTGAAGTGGGTCGAATAG
- a CDS encoding IS630 family transposase, with product MIAGVRDARRLSPEAQEDLRRRVVAAVHGGMSQVEAARVFAVAPQSVSRWVQAWRKRGSKGLTGRRRGRKSGEQKALSARRQRKLRYAVAEHTPATFGLAGLVWTRKTVAELIRVRHGIVLNLRTVGNYLRSWGLSPQKPIRKAYEQDPESVRRWLEEDYLAIAARARREGALILWLDQTGIRSDATVARTWAPAGQTPVVGKTGKRFSVNAMCAIGNKGELYFTVYTGSFNGKVFLSFLDRLTRHLDRKVHLIVDGHPVHRRKTIQQWITKHAEAIAMHFLPGYSPELNPDELLNADLKRTVSTSTAPKTRAELKQAVRSFLHRLQKLPDRVRSYFGKPEVRYAA from the coding sequence ATGATCGCTGGTGTGCGGGACGCGCGGAGGTTGTCGCCTGAGGCGCAGGAGGATTTGCGGCGCAGGGTGGTCGCTGCTGTTCATGGTGGGATGAGTCAGGTCGAGGCGGCCCGGGTGTTCGCGGTGGCCCCGCAGTCGGTGTCCAGATGGGTGCAGGCGTGGCGGAAACGTGGCTCGAAGGGTCTCACCGGGCGTCGCCGGGGTCGCAAGTCCGGCGAGCAGAAAGCGTTGAGTGCCCGCCGGCAGCGCAAGCTGCGGTATGCGGTGGCCGAGCACACCCCGGCCACGTTCGGGCTGGCCGGCCTGGTGTGGACCCGCAAGACAGTGGCCGAGCTGATCCGGGTGCGCCACGGCATCGTGTTGAACCTGCGCACCGTCGGCAACTACCTGCGTTCCTGGGGATTGTCGCCGCAGAAACCGATCCGCAAGGCCTACGAACAGGACCCCGAGTCCGTACGCCGATGGCTGGAGGAGGACTACCTGGCCATCGCCGCCCGCGCCCGCCGCGAGGGCGCACTGATCCTGTGGCTGGATCAGACCGGGATCCGCTCCGACGCCACCGTGGCCCGCACCTGGGCACCGGCGGGCCAGACACCGGTGGTGGGCAAAACGGGCAAACGATTCAGCGTGAACGCGATGTGCGCGATCGGGAACAAAGGCGAGCTGTACTTCACCGTCTACACCGGCTCGTTCAACGGCAAGGTGTTCCTGTCGTTCCTGGACCGGCTGACCCGCCATCTGGACCGCAAGGTCCACCTGATCGTTGACGGACACCCCGTCCACCGCCGCAAGACTATCCAGCAATGGATCACCAAGCACGCTGAGGCGATCGCGATGCACTTCCTGCCGGGATACAGCCCCGAACTCAACCCCGACGAGCTACTCAATGCCGACCTCAAACGCACCGTTTCCACCAGCACAGCCCCCAAAACCCGCGCCGAGTTAAAACAAGCGGTCCGCTCCTTCCTCCACCGGCTCCAGAAGCTGCCCGACCGAGTTCGCTCCTACTTCGGCAAACCCGAAGTTCGCTACGCCGCCTAA
- a CDS encoding alpha/beta hydrolase: MIITSDGVRLETAWHQGGADAVVLAHGITADLAEQELFPILADRLAAAGFSVLRFSFRGHGRSEGRPRDMTIAGERLDLRAAVESVGRPVSVVASSFGAVSTTLSLGELPIDSVALWQPVLDLRRTFLEPELPRGRQLYYDLSSLQQRGFLDIEGRFELGARLFEEFAELDPRAAFLASDIPALVVHGDVDEHVSYEVAHEVAARRPRTDWHRVRGGGHGFRDVEREVIDVTVSWLLDQADVSAAQSQPPA, translated from the coding sequence GTGATCATCACGTCTGACGGTGTCCGCCTTGAGACCGCCTGGCATCAGGGCGGTGCGGATGCTGTGGTGCTGGCCCACGGCATCACCGCTGACCTCGCAGAGCAAGAACTGTTCCCGATCCTGGCGGATCGGCTGGCGGCCGCGGGATTCTCGGTGCTGCGTTTCTCTTTCCGCGGGCACGGCCGCAGCGAGGGCAGGCCACGCGACATGACGATCGCGGGAGAACGGTTGGACTTGCGGGCGGCCGTGGAGTCCGTGGGACGCCCGGTTTCGGTGGTGGCGTCGAGCTTCGGTGCAGTGAGCACCACGCTCTCCTTGGGCGAGTTGCCCATCGACTCGGTGGCGCTGTGGCAGCCAGTGCTCGACCTACGGCGGACCTTCCTGGAACCGGAGCTGCCGCGCGGGCGGCAGCTCTACTACGACCTGAGCTCCTTGCAACAGCGGGGTTTTCTCGATATCGAGGGACGGTTCGAACTGGGCGCGCGGCTCTTCGAAGAATTCGCGGAGCTCGACCCGCGAGCTGCCTTTCTCGCCAGCGACATCCCCGCGCTCGTCGTGCATGGCGACGTGGATGAGCACGTCTCCTACGAGGTGGCCCATGAGGTGGCAGCCCGGCGGCCGCGCACGGACTGGCACCGCGTACGAGGCGGCGGACACGGCTTCCGGGACGTGGAGCGCGAGGTCATCGACGTGACAGTGTCGTGGCTTCTCGACCAGGCTGACGTCTCGGCCGCACAATCCCAGCCTCCAGCATGA
- a CDS encoding helix-turn-helix domain-containing protein, producing the protein MIFMRLAYRCRAYPDSGQLARLGRTFGCVRLVWNKTLAVRHRTYHGEGRRISYKETDAALTQWKKAEVLATLTSTPSATRRNRPGYQLGNLDLITVRPATRMFFAALMSRSCRGHVPLVAGQVASLCGVPRRSTGLVSG; encoded by the coding sequence ATGATCTTTATGCGGTTGGCGTACCGGTGCCGGGCTTACCCGGACTCCGGACAGCTGGCCCGGTTGGGTCGTACGTTCGGGTGTGTGCGCCTGGTGTGGAACAAGACCCTCGCCGTACGCCACCGTACCTACCATGGTGAGGGCCGCCGGATCTCGTACAAGGAGACCGACGCGGCCTTGACGCAGTGGAAGAAGGCCGAGGTGCTGGCCACTCTGACGTCTACGCCGTCGGCGACGCGCCGGAATCGGCCCGGCTACCAGCTGGGCAACCTCGACTTGATCACTGTGCGACCAGCCACAAGGATGTTCTTCGCCGCGTTGATGTCCCGGTCCTGCCGGGGCCATGTGCCGCTGGTAGCGGGCCAAGTTGCGAGCCTGTGTGGGGTGCCGCGGCGATCCACCGGCCTGGTGTCGGGCTAA
- a CDS encoding HNH endonuclease signature motif containing protein, whose product MTPLLNTQDPAVGTTSARSAVSCTDAELAARIRELEEAMRVLMMEQLQCIAEADHRGGYAELGFRSAQVWLQGLLNIDARDAKTRVKVARNVEDRQSLYGEVMPADLPETAAALAEGAIGLEHARVIVDGVRRLPEYARCHQVGKVESTLAGYARMMTPRELEKLAERIRYLLDQDGAYDDEEDQHESRELHYTVARDGMTVIKARLDREAGAKFAALMQPLAAPRPEVEGEKDPRTVGQRNADGFAAILDLALDHDGVPRSGGQRPHITISIDFEDLKRGLGFVAAETGLPGTLNTERAITAENARRIACDAEVLPMVLGGDGLPLEVGRAKRTAPTHLRAALLQRDGVCAFPGCDRPPGTPEAHHIAHWVDGGSTELGNMVMLCGYHHRTLHNQRWETEIRDRRPVFIPPPTVDPKRTPRPGGRALPARHREYLRDLIPTQRGPAGEP is encoded by the coding sequence ATGACACCGCTGTTGAACACCCAGGATCCGGCCGTCGGCACCACCAGTGCCCGGTCGGCGGTGTCGTGCACGGATGCCGAACTCGCCGCCCGTATCCGTGAACTGGAGGAGGCGATGCGGGTGTTGATGATGGAGCAGTTGCAGTGCATCGCCGAAGCCGACCACCGTGGTGGGTATGCCGAGTTGGGGTTCCGGTCGGCGCAGGTGTGGTTGCAGGGGTTGCTCAACATCGATGCGCGTGATGCGAAAACCCGCGTCAAGGTCGCCCGCAATGTTGAGGACCGGCAGAGCTTGTATGGCGAGGTCATGCCCGCCGACCTGCCTGAGACTGCTGCGGCTTTGGCAGAGGGTGCGATCGGGTTGGAGCATGCGCGGGTGATCGTGGACGGGGTCCGCCGCCTGCCGGAGTATGCCCGCTGTCATCAGGTCGGTAAGGTCGAATCAACCCTGGCCGGGTATGCGCGGATGATGACGCCTCGTGAGCTGGAGAAGCTCGCCGAGCGCATCCGCTATCTGCTGGATCAGGACGGTGCCTACGACGACGAGGAAGACCAGCATGAGTCGCGGGAGCTGCACTACACGGTTGCCCGGGACGGAATGACGGTCATCAAAGCCCGCCTCGACCGCGAGGCCGGGGCGAAGTTCGCCGCGCTGATGCAACCGCTGGCCGCACCGCGGCCGGAGGTGGAGGGGGAGAAGGATCCGCGCACGGTGGGGCAGCGCAACGCCGACGGCTTCGCCGCCATCCTGGACCTGGCGCTGGATCATGACGGGGTTCCGCGTTCGGGTGGACAGCGGCCGCACATCACCATCTCCATCGACTTCGAGGACCTCAAGCGAGGGCTCGGGTTCGTCGCCGCCGAAACAGGGTTGCCCGGCACCCTTAACACCGAACGCGCTATCACCGCCGAGAACGCCCGCCGCATCGCCTGCGACGCCGAGGTGCTGCCGATGGTTCTCGGCGGGGATGGCCTCCCGCTGGAGGTGGGCCGGGCGAAGCGGACCGCGCCGACGCATCTGCGGGCGGCGTTGCTGCAGCGGGACGGGGTGTGTGCGTTTCCGGGGTGCGACCGGCCGCCGGGAACCCCGGAAGCACATCACATCGCCCACTGGGTCGATGGTGGAAGCACCGAGCTGGGCAACATGGTGATGCTCTGCGGTTATCATCACCGGACCCTGCACAACCAGCGGTGGGAAACCGAGATACGAGACCGGCGACCGGTGTTCATCCCACCGCCCACAGTGGACCCCAAACGAACACCACGACCAGGTGGCAGGGCACTACCCGCCCGACACCGCGAGTACCTCCGGGACCTCATCCCCACCCAGCGGGGCCCGGCGGGCGAACCATGA
- a CDS encoding aspartate aminotransferase family protein — MLDDIARTAPERHLVRYSGRGAFSPGIIARAEGSSVFTEDGRELLDFTSGQMSAILGHAHPEIVTTVREQVARLDHLYSGMLSRPVLDLAQRLAATLPEPLDKAMFLTTGAEANEAALRMAKLVTGGHEVVSFARSWHGMTQAAANATYSAGRVGYGPAVPGNFALPVPDRFRPGIVDADGNLDWHRQLDLGFDLIDAQSVGSLAACLVEPVLSSGGVVDLPPGYLAALRDKCRERGMLLILDEAQTGLCRTGDWYAFERDGVVPDILTLSKTLGAGLPLAAVLTSTEIEQEAHDRGFLFFTTHVNDPLPAAVGNTVLDVLSRDRLDARARELGVRLRGGLEELAGRYPVIGDVRGRGLLIGLELVDGPGGEDADKLGAAVTRRCAELGLHMNIVQLPGMGGTFRIAPPLTATDAEIDRGLAILDTALARGCGWW, encoded by the coding sequence ATGCTGGACGACATCGCGCGCACCGCACCAGAACGCCACCTGGTCCGCTACTCGGGTCGCGGTGCCTTCAGCCCCGGGATCATCGCCCGCGCCGAGGGCAGTTCGGTGTTCACCGAGGACGGGCGCGAGCTGCTCGACTTCACCTCAGGGCAGATGAGCGCGATTCTCGGACACGCCCACCCGGAGATCGTCACGACCGTTCGCGAGCAGGTCGCCCGGCTCGACCACCTCTACAGCGGGATGCTGAGCCGCCCGGTGCTCGACCTCGCCCAGCGGCTAGCGGCGACGTTGCCGGAGCCGCTGGACAAGGCCATGTTCTTGACCACCGGTGCCGAGGCGAACGAGGCCGCGTTGCGGATGGCCAAGCTCGTCACCGGCGGGCACGAGGTCGTCTCGTTCGCCCGGTCCTGGCACGGCATGACCCAGGCAGCGGCGAACGCCACCTACAGCGCCGGGCGAGTCGGGTACGGGCCCGCCGTCCCGGGGAACTTCGCCCTGCCGGTGCCCGACCGGTTCCGGCCCGGCATCGTCGACGCCGACGGGAACCTGGACTGGCACCGGCAGCTCGACCTCGGCTTCGACTTGATCGACGCCCAGTCGGTCGGCAGCCTCGCGGCCTGCCTTGTCGAGCCCGTGCTGAGCTCGGGTGGCGTCGTCGACCTCCCGCCTGGCTACCTGGCGGCGCTGCGGGACAAGTGCCGCGAGCGGGGCATGCTGCTGATCCTGGACGAGGCCCAGACCGGGCTGTGCCGCACCGGTGACTGGTACGCCTTCGAGCGCGACGGCGTCGTCCCGGACATCCTCACCCTGTCCAAGACCCTCGGCGCCGGGTTGCCCCTCGCGGCCGTGCTGACCAGCACCGAGATCGAGCAGGAAGCCCACGACCGCGGGTTCTTGTTCTTCACCACGCACGTCAACGACCCGCTTCCAGCGGCCGTTGGCAACACCGTCTTGGACGTGCTGAGCCGCGACCGCCTCGACGCGCGCGCCCGCGAGCTGGGCGTGCGGTTGCGCGGCGGTCTGGAGGAGCTCGCCGGGCGGTATCCGGTGATCGGCGACGTGCGCGGGCGCGGTCTGCTGATCGGGCTGGAGCTGGTCGACGGGCCGGGTGGCGAGGACGCCGACAAGCTCGGCGCCGCCGTCACCAGGCGCTGCGCTGAGCTCGGCCTGCACATGAACATCGTGCAGCTGCCCGGCATGGGCGGGACGTTCCGCATCGCCCCGCCGCTGACCGCCACCGACGCCGAGATCGATCGCGGCCTGGCGATCCTCGACACCGCCCTAGCTAGGGGGTGTGGGTGGTGGTGA
- a CDS encoding LysR substrate-binding domain-containing protein, which produces MLNPWRLRLLSLLDSLGTVRAVAETLHLSPSTVSQQLAVLETETRSRLLERSGRRVRLTRTGIALARRGREILDQMAEAEAELRALNDEPIGTVRLGVFQSAIYTLAVPAAARLADSHPHLHVELIESEPHESGAALRTGEVDVIVTTTDYVKFPWDRDLEVVPLGTDPVVLVLPPDHPLARRRVIDLAACAEETWACDRPGSYMAELTQRLCRESGFEPRVACWFSNYLLLLQHVESGRSVAMLPALAVPPEIPVVTRELSTPVHRNVAIVRRRVAALRVAVDAVVETLLDHPDIPALSAPGAAGHR; this is translated from the coding sequence ATGCTCAACCCGTGGCGCCTGCGCCTGCTCAGCCTGCTCGACAGCCTCGGCACCGTCCGCGCGGTGGCCGAGACGCTGCACCTGAGCCCGTCAACGGTGTCCCAGCAGCTCGCGGTGCTCGAGACCGAGACGCGCAGCCGGCTCCTGGAGCGGTCCGGGCGTCGGGTGCGGCTGACCCGGACCGGAATCGCCCTCGCTCGCCGAGGCCGCGAGATCCTGGACCAGATGGCCGAGGCGGAGGCCGAGCTGCGCGCCCTCAACGACGAGCCGATCGGCACCGTCCGGCTCGGGGTGTTCCAGAGCGCGATATACACGCTCGCCGTACCGGCGGCGGCCCGGCTGGCGGACTCGCATCCGCACCTGCACGTGGAGCTGATCGAGTCCGAACCGCACGAGAGCGGGGCCGCGCTGCGCACCGGCGAGGTGGACGTGATCGTCACGACCACGGACTACGTCAAGTTCCCGTGGGACCGGGACCTCGAAGTCGTCCCGCTGGGGACCGACCCGGTGGTGCTGGTCCTGCCGCCGGACCATCCGCTCGCGCGGCGCCGGGTGATCGATCTCGCCGCGTGCGCGGAGGAGACCTGGGCGTGCGACCGGCCGGGCTCGTACATGGCCGAGCTGACCCAGCGGCTATGCCGCGAGTCCGGCTTCGAACCCCGGGTGGCCTGCTGGTTCAGCAACTACCTGCTGCTGCTCCAGCACGTCGAGTCCGGCCGGTCGGTGGCGATGCTGCCCGCGCTGGCCGTCCCACCCGAAATCCCGGTCGTCACCCGCGAGCTCAGCACGCCGGTGCACCGCAACGTCGCGATCGTGCGGCGCCGGGTGGCAGCGCTGCGCGTGGCCGTGGACGCCGTCGTCGAGACGCTGCTCGACCACCCGGACATCCCGGCCCTGTCCGCACCCGGCGCCGCCGGACACCGGTGA
- a CDS encoding arylamine N-acetyltransferase family protein — protein sequence MTTAKMTAEHRGHHDMLPALADHYVDAYLARIGADCPERPDLETLRHLQERHVLSIPFETIAVYTGEPVPHTLDAVRKIVEQQRGGCCMELNSAFGMLLGAFGYRVELLHGQIYRNSVLDKSIGHMALRVTVPLSGQDQVSCLVDVGQGNNSRHPLRIDLRDPQPDPHGTYLLTAAPDGDIDVSINNNLLYRLETRGRDVEYGNASLWWYRTSPRSPFAAAPISIARTERGKQTLRGNVLVEEDNGRRTLRRLDTDEALLKTYREYFGIELDRVPSAQERVSTAIAGERNAASAKKR from the coding sequence GTGACGACTGCCAAGATGACCGCCGAGCACAGAGGACACCACGATATGCTGCCAGCCCTCGCTGACCACTACGTCGACGCCTACCTGGCGCGAATCGGCGCTGACTGCCCGGAACGCCCGGACCTGGAGACGCTACGGCACCTCCAGGAACGCCACGTGTTGTCGATCCCGTTCGAGACAATCGCGGTATACACGGGGGAACCGGTGCCGCATACGCTCGACGCCGTGCGGAAGATCGTGGAGCAGCAGCGGGGCGGGTGCTGCATGGAGCTCAACTCCGCGTTCGGCATGCTGTTGGGCGCGTTCGGTTACCGGGTGGAACTGCTGCACGGCCAGATCTACCGGAACTCGGTGCTCGACAAGAGCATCGGCCACATGGCGCTGAGGGTCACAGTTCCGCTGTCCGGGCAGGACCAGGTGTCCTGTCTCGTCGACGTTGGCCAGGGAAACAACAGCAGGCACCCACTGCGGATCGACCTGCGCGACCCGCAACCCGATCCGCACGGCACCTACCTGCTGACCGCCGCGCCCGACGGCGATATCGACGTATCGATAAACAATAATTTGCTGTACCGGCTGGAAACCAGGGGCCGCGACGTGGAATACGGAAACGCGTCCCTGTGGTGGTATCGCACGTCCCCGCGCTCGCCGTTCGCGGCTGCGCCGATTTCCATCGCACGCACCGAGCGGGGGAAGCAAACGCTGCGAGGGAACGTGCTGGTCGAGGAGGACAACGGGCGGCGCACCCTGCGGCGGCTCGACACCGACGAGGCACTGCTGAAGACGTACCGCGAGTACTTCGGAATCGAGCTGGATCGGGTGCCCTCCGCACAGGAACGGGTGTCCACCGCGATAGCAGGCGAGAGGAATGCCGCGTCGGCCAAGAAGCGGTGA